The DNA region TGCGTCTGACATTGTCAGTGGTTTATCCTGGTTCCAGGAAATAAGACTAGCCTTTTCCTCATGATAGTCTTTGGTGGTTTTTAAAACCGTTGTTTAAGTTAACAGATGTATCATGTGCCTGACACTGCTCCACATCAGTGAACAATTTACACTGTAATGGGGGAGGTAACTATAAAGATGATAAACATAGCATCTTAATTGGAGTGTGTATGAAGGTGGTTGTTATCTCTTCCTAGCCACCCAGGGTACTTTGGGAAAGTTGGTATGAGGCATTACCACTTAAAGAGGAACCAGAGCTTCTGCCCAACTGTCAACCTTGACAAATTGTGGACTTTGGTCAGTGAGCAGACACGGGTGAATGCTGCTAAAAACAAGACTGGGGCTGCTCCCATCATTGATGTGGTGCGATCGGTAAGTTAATTGGATGTTTTTCTATACTTCCATACCTTCCCTTACAAAAACCCTGGCTTAATCTAATCCACTTATAACCTGTACTTTCCAGTTACCTACCAGACATCGATTCTTCCTGTGGTAGAATTATCATAGGTATTTCCCTGTCAGTAACAGTGCCTACTGTCACTGCCCAGGTTGTATCAGGTTTGCATTTCGTGCTTGAACTATAGCTGGTTCTGATCGAGCACAGCTCTTGGCCCTTCATGTTCCCCAGATAATAGAATCCTAATACGTTCCATCGATACTCAGTGCTGTACATTATCTGAAGAGATTTTCCCCCAAAACAGATGTATTTTGTCCTTGTGGGGGGGTTCTGGTCCCTGTGTTAGTCTTAACTCTCATGAATATGGAAGTAATCTTAAGAGGCCAGAACCCTAGGGGCACTTTAAATTGACCTCCCAGCCTATTTAATGTCCATTGAGTAGTTGTAGTGGTCAGGAAGGTGGTTGTCTTCTTTTGCTTAGCAGGGGGTTTTTGAGCAGGAGGCGGCTTATGCTTTGCCGAGACTAGAGTCACATCCTGACACAACTCTTGTCCTGGTGTGCTAGAGTACTCGAAGAGAATCTTCTGGTCTTGATTCACTGGTGGGGGCAGTTGGTGCACCCGTTAGTGCCCAGATCAGAAACATACATACCCTGCCTAGGGATTTAGAAAGTGGGCTGGCAGTCTTTCCTCATACCCATCACGCAGTAGGTACCTACTACAGTGTATTGTAaacttttttctctgttcttccagGGCTACTACAAAGTTCTGGGAAAGGGAAAGCTCCCAAAGCAGCCTGTCATCGTGAAGGCTAAATTCTTCAGCAGAAGAGCTGAGGAGAAGATTAAGGGTGTTGGGGGGGCCTGTGTCCTGGTGGCTTGAAGCCACATGGAGGGAGATTCATTAAATGCTGACTACTTTTTCCTTGTGGTGTGAGTATAGGTTCTTCAGTGGCATCTCTAC from Rhinopithecus roxellana isolate Shanxi Qingling chromosome 15, ASM756505v1, whole genome shotgun sequence includes:
- the RPL27A gene encoding 60S ribosomal protein L27a; translation: MPSRLRKTRKLRGHVSHGHGRIGKHRKHPGGRGNAGGLHHHRINFDKYHPGYFGKVGMRHYHLKRNQSFCPTVNLDKLWTLVSEQTRVNAAKNKTGAAPIIDVVRSGYYKVLGKGKLPKQPVIVKAKFFSRRAEEKIKGVGGACVLVA